From Lacerta agilis isolate rLacAgi1 chromosome Z, rLacAgi1.pri, whole genome shotgun sequence, the proteins below share one genomic window:
- the KCNE5 gene encoding potassium voltage-gated channel subfamily E regulatory beta subunit 5, producing the protein MQGPMNCSESLRIQVLLSRLWQELHGGGAAPNAIRRGSSLLDDSLPAPSQATAAGSKAGADDAYLYILLIMIFYGCLAGGLILAYTRSRKLESKHDPYHLYIESDWTARAGSLGRGGGGPGAKLAVSAGEPSLAEGMLAAASGERGSSGDDSEHL; encoded by the coding sequence ATGCAGGGGCCAATGAACTGCAGCGAAAGCCTCCGAATCCAGGTCCTCCTGAGCCGGCTCTGGCAGGAGCTGCACGGCGGCGGCGCTGCTCCCAATGCCATCCGAAGAGGCAGCAGCCTACTCGACGACTCACTCCCGGCGCCAAGCCAGGCGACAGCTGCGGGCAGCAAAGCGGGCGCAGACGACGCTTACCTGTACATCTTGCTCATCATGATATTCTACGGCTGCCTGGCCGGGGGCCTGATCCTGGCCTACACGCGCTCCAGGAAGCTGGAATCCAAGCACGACCCTTACCACTTGTACATCGAGAGCGACTGGACGGCGAGAGCGGGAAGCCTGGGAAGGGGCGGAGGAGGACCAGGAGCGAAGCTGGCGGTGTCGGCCGGGGAGCCTAGCCTGGCCGAGGGGATGCTGGCGGCTGCCAGCGGGGAAAGGGGGAGCAGCGGCGACGACAGCGAGCATCTGtga